The window CGGCGTACGCCGCACACGTCCGTTCGCTCGGCATCACCGAGGAGGACGCGGTCACGCTCGTGACCGACGCGCTGAGCGCGATGCGCTGAGCCCGGTTCAGGCCCGCGCGCGGTCGATCAGCGCGACGACGTTCTCCGTGCCGTGGCGCGTGCCGACACCGACCGATGCCTCCCGCATCCGTGCGATGCGGGAGCGATCCGAGATGAGCGGCAGAATCTCGGAGCGCACACGGTCGGCGTCCAGGTCGGCATCCGGGATCAGTACCGCCGCTCCCGCGGCGACGGCGGATGCGGCATTCAGACTCTGCTCGCCGTTTCCGACCGCATACGGCACGTACACAGCGGGGATGCCGAGCGCGCTGATCTCGCTGACCGTCGCCGCTCCCGAGCGGGAGACGATCGCATCGGCGACCGCGAAGGCGTAGTCCATCCGGTCGATGTAACGTCGCACGACGTAGCCGCGCACCGCCGGGTCGGGGAGCTCCGAGCGCTCCCCGGTGATGTGCAGCAGTTGCCAGCCCGCCGCGAGCACGTCCTCGTAGGCGGCGCCGAACGCGTCGTTCAGCCGCTGTGCGCCGAGCGAACCGCCGAAGACGAGAAGGGTGGGACGCGCGGGGTCGAGGCCGAACGAGGCGGCGGCCTGCGGTCGCAGCGCTGCGGTGTCGAGCGACACGATCTCTCGGCGCAACGGCATCCCGACGACCTCGGAGCGGCGCAGCGGCGTCCCCTCGAAAGCCACCCCTACGGCGGCGGCGCGACGCGCCCCGAGGACGTTCGCCAGACCGGGCTTCGCGTTCGCCTCGTGGACGACCACGGGAACACCCGCGCGCCGAGCCGCGACGTACGCGGGAGCTGCGGCGTACCCGCCGAAACCGACCACGACGTCGACGCCGCGCTCGCGGATGTAGCCGCGCACCTGCGCCACGGCACGCCGCCACCGGGCGGGAAAGCGCAGGGCAGCGGCGTTCGGACGACGCGGGAAGGGAACCTTGTCGACGATGAGAAGCTCGTAGCCGCGCGCCGGGACCAGGCGGGACTCGAGCCCTTCGCGAGTGCCCAGTACGAGGATCTGCGCATCCGGCTCGCGCTCGCGGAGCCCATCGGCGACCGCGAGCAGGGGATTCACGTGGCCGGCGGTGCCGCCGCCGGCGAGGAGATACGTCGTCACCGGGTGATTGTGCCACGAGGCGACGGGGATGCCGCTGAGCGCGCCCGGGGCGGGATGGTGCGCGCGAACGAGAGCAGCACACCGCAAGCTATGAGCACGGACATGAGCGAGGTCCCGCCCTGCGAGAGGAACGGTAAGGGGACGCCGAAGACGGGCAGAAGTCGCAGCACGACGCCGATGTTGAGCAACGCCTGGCCGATGATCCAGACGGTGATGGCGCCGGCCGCGATCCGCACGAACGGATCGTCGGTCTTGCGCACGATGTGGAACGCGCCGACAGCGAAGATCGCGAAGAGGATGAGCACGACGATGCAGCCGATGAGCCCCAGCTCCTCGCCGACGATCGCGAAGATGTAGTCGTTCGCGGCCGCGGGCAGCCAGCTGTACTTCTCTTTCGAGTTGCCCAGGCCCACACCGAACACGCCTCCCCCCGCCAGCCCCCAGATGCCGTGCAGCGGCTGGTAGCAGTCGCCGTAGTAGTCGGCGAGGCAGTCGTTGGAGAGGAAGCTCATGTACCGACGCATGCGGTCCGGGCTCGAGATCGCGAAGTAGGCGACGCCGCCCGCGAAGAGCAGGAGCGGAAGCAGGAAGACCCGCAGCTTCACACCGGAGAAGAACAGACCCGCGAGCATGATGAGCACGAGGATGATCGCGGTCCCGAGGTCGTGACCGGCCATGACCGTGCCGATGACGGCGATGCCCACCGGAACGGCGGGGATGAAGACGTGGCGCCAATCGGCCAGTAGTGTGCGCTTGCGATAGAGGATGTATCCCAGCCAGATCGCCAGCGTGACCTTCAGGAACTCCGACGGCTGCGCCTGCAGGCCGGCGATGCGGATCCAGTTCTGATTGCCGTCGTTCGTGATGCCCAGCGGGGTGAAGACGAGCAGCTGGAAGACCGTCGCCCCGATGAGAGCCGGCCATGCCATGCGCTTCCAGAACCGCAGGGGCATACGAGACGCCAGGAACATGAGCGGGATGCCGATCAGGGCGAACACGCCCTGCTTGATCACGGCGTCGTAGGGTCCACCTCCCGCGTCCTCGCTCGTCGCCGATGTGGCGGAGAGCACCATCACGAGCCCGAAGCCGGTGAGGATCAGCGCCGTCGACGCGATGAGGAGGAACTCGCTGGGAACCGGAGCGAAGACGCGTCCGAGAGAGACCCGTGCGGCCAGTCCCCGCTTCGCGGGCTCAGGCTCCTGCGGAAGGGGCCTGGTCCTCGTCGTGTCGACCACCCGCATCCCTTCCGATCCTCGTGCGCACGGCGTCCGCGAAGCGCGTCCCGCGGTCCGCATAGGACGTGAACTGATCGAAGGATGCGGCGGCGGGGGCGAGCAGAACCACGTCCCCGTCGTGCGCGATCTCCGTCGCCAACTCGACGACCTGCGCCATGACGTCTTCAGTCTCCGTGTCAACGACCTCGAAGACGGGAACCGCGGGCGCGTGTCGCGCGAACGCCGCCAGCACCTCGGTGCGGTCGACGCCGATGACGACGGCGGCTTTCGCCAGGACGCCGCGCGTGGCGACGAGATCCGAGACGTCCACGCCCTTCAGTTGACCGCCGACGATCCAGATGGCGCCGGGGTATGCCGCGAGCGAGGAGGCGGCGGCGTGCGGGTTCGTGGCCTTGGAGTCATCGACCCAGGTCACGCCCGCCGAGGTCGCGACGATCTCGATGCGGTGGGGGTCGAGACGGAACCGGGCGAGCGCCTCACGGATCGCGGCGGGCTCGGCGCCGACCGACCGGGCGAGCGCCGCGGCGGCGAGCACATTGGCGACCATATGGGGCGCGGCGAGCTGCTGGCGGGAGAGCTCCTCGAGAGTCGTGAGCTCGAGGGCGCTGTTGCGGCGGTCGTCGAGGAAGGCCCGATCGACGAGGATGCCCTCCACGACGCCGAGGTCGCTGGGCCCCGGCATCCCGAGGTCGAAGCCGATGGCGCGCGCGCCGTCCACGACGTCGGCCTCCTCGACCATCAGCCGCGTGGCCTCATCGGCCTTGTTGTAGACGCAGGCCATGCGCGTGTGGGAGTAGACGACGGCCTTCGCGTCACGGTACGCGGCGAACGACCCGTGCCACTGCAGGTGGTCGTCGGCCAGGTTGAGACACACGCTGGCCCACGGCGACACGGGCTCGGGCCCCGCCTGCAGCGAGAGGTACCAGAGCTGATGACTGGACACCTCGACGACGAGAACGTCGAAGCCGGCGGGGTCGCGCACCGCATCCAGCACCGGCACTCCGATGTTGCCGACGGGCGCGACGCGGTAACCCGCGGTCTGCAGCATCGTCGCGGTCAGTCGCGTGGTCGTCGTCTTGCCGTTGGTGCCCGTGACGAGGATCCACTCGTGCGGGGAGCCGTCCGGCCGTCGCACCTTGTCGCGCACACGCCAGGCCAACTCCAGATCTCCCCAGAGCGCGATGCCCTCGGAGCGTGTCCAGGAGATGACCGGGTGATGCGGCGCGAAGCCGGGCGAGGCCACGACGAGGTCGGGGCGGTGCGCGATCAGCGCCTCCGGGACCGTGTCCAGCGGGCCGGTCCAAAGACCCGCGCCGATGACCGGCAGCAGCCGCGCGTACTCCTCGTCGGCGCTCTCGCTGAACACGAGCACGTCGGCGCCGAGTTCGGCCAGGGTGTCGGCGACCGAGAATCCGGTCATCGACAGGCCGAGCACGACGACGCGCAGCCCCTTCCAGTCGGCATGCCAGCTGTTCAGGGTGTCCAGACGGGCGTCGGTCACGATCGCACGAGCCATTCCACGTAGAAGAGGCCGACACCCGTCAGCGCCAGCAGGCCCGCGATGATCCACATCCGCACCACGATCGTGATCTCGGGCCAGCCGCGCATCTCGAGATGGTGGTGGAGAGGGCTCATCAGGAACAGGCGCTTGCCGCGCGTGAGCTTGAAGTAGAACCGCTGCAGGATGACGGATCCCGATGCGATGACGTAGACACCGGCGATGACCGCGAGCAGGATCTCGGTGCGGCTGAGGATCGCGAGAGCGACGATGACACCGCCGATCGACATCGAGCCCACGTCGCCCATGAAGACGCGCGCCTTGGGTGCGTTCCACCAGAGGAAGCCGACGAGCGCGCCGATGAAGGACGCGGCGATGATCGCGAGATCGAAGGGGTCCCGGGTCTGATAGCAGGCGTCCTGCAGTCCGCGGGCGATCGCGTCGAGGTCGCACGGTTGCTTGAACTGCCAGAAGGAGATGAGGGCGAGAGCGCTCGTGACGAAGATTCCGGAGCCGGCGGCGAGGCCGTCGAGACCGTCGGCGACGTTGACCGAGTTCGACGCGGCGACGCCGAGGAAGGCGATCCACGCCAGATAGAGCACCCATCCGACGACGGCACCCAGCGCCATGAAGGAGAGCACCGGGATGTCGCGGAACAGCGAGACGAAGGGGCTCGCCGGCGTCTGTCCGTCGCTGTTGGGGAAGCTCAGCCCGACGATGCCGAACGGGACGACGACCAGGATCTGACCGATGATCTTGCGCCAACCGGAGAGTCCGAGGCTGTTCTGGCGACGCACCTTCATGAAATCGTCGATGAATCCGACGACGCCGAAGCCGACCATCATCCAGATGACGAGCAGACCGGAGATCGTGGGCGGGTTGCCGCCCGCGTAGGTGCCGATGAAGTAGCCGACGAGGCTGCCCACGATGAAGATCGTGCCGCCCATCGTGACCGTGCCGCGCTTCGCGCCGTGACTCGGATTGTGCTCGTTCTCCGGGGTGCGGATCACCTGACCCCACCCCCACGCCCGGAACAGCCTCAGGAAGACGGGCGTCAGGAACAGGGTGAAGGCGAGCGAGATCGCGGCGGCTGTCAGGAGTGATCTCACGAGAACGATTCTCCCAGACGGTCGCCGAGGAAGCGGAGCCCGGCGGAGTTGGACGACTTCACGAGCACGCGGTCGCCGTCTCGCAGTTCCCCCATGAGGTAGCTGTATGCCGCATCCGCGTCGTCGAAGAACACGGCCTCGTCGCTCCACGAGCCCTCGGCGACCGCGGCGAGGTACATGCGCCGCGCGGCCTGACCGATGATGACGATGCGCGGGATGCGCAGACGGACGGCGAGCTCGCCGATACGATCGTGCTCCTCCCCCGCGTACTCGCCGAGCTCGCTCATCGCGCCGAGGACGGCGACCAT is drawn from Microbacterium binotii and contains these coding sequences:
- the mraY gene encoding phospho-N-acetylmuramoyl-pentapeptide-transferase; this translates as MRSLLTAAAISLAFTLFLTPVFLRLFRAWGWGQVIRTPENEHNPSHGAKRGTVTMGGTIFIVGSLVGYFIGTYAGGNPPTISGLLVIWMMVGFGVVGFIDDFMKVRRQNSLGLSGWRKIIGQILVVVPFGIVGLSFPNSDGQTPASPFVSLFRDIPVLSFMALGAVVGWVLYLAWIAFLGVAASNSVNVADGLDGLAAGSGIFVTSALALISFWQFKQPCDLDAIARGLQDACYQTRDPFDLAIIAASFIGALVGFLWWNAPKARVFMGDVGSMSIGGVIVALAILSRTEILLAVIAGVYVIASGSVILQRFYFKLTRGKRLFLMSPLHHHLEMRGWPEITIVVRMWIIAGLLALTGVGLFYVEWLVRS
- the ftsW gene encoding putative lipid II flippase FtsW, with the translated sequence MRVVDTTRTRPLPQEPEPAKRGLAARVSLGRVFAPVPSEFLLIASTALILTGFGLVMVLSATSATSEDAGGGPYDAVIKQGVFALIGIPLMFLASRMPLRFWKRMAWPALIGATVFQLLVFTPLGITNDGNQNWIRIAGLQAQPSEFLKVTLAIWLGYILYRKRTLLADWRHVFIPAVPVGIAVIGTVMAGHDLGTAIILVLIMLAGLFFSGVKLRVFLLPLLLFAGGVAYFAISSPDRMRRYMSFLSNDCLADYYGDCYQPLHGIWGLAGGGVFGVGLGNSKEKYSWLPAAANDYIFAIVGEELGLIGCIVVLILFAIFAVGAFHIVRKTDDPFVRIAAGAITVWIIGQALLNIGVVLRLLPVFGVPLPFLSQGGTSLMSVLIACGVLLSFARTIPPRARSAASPSPRGTITR
- the murD gene encoding UDP-N-acetylmuramoyl-L-alanine--D-glutamate ligase codes for the protein MARAIVTDARLDTLNSWHADWKGLRVVVLGLSMTGFSVADTLAELGADVLVFSESADEEYARLLPVIGAGLWTGPLDTVPEALIAHRPDLVVASPGFAPHHPVISWTRSEGIALWGDLELAWRVRDKVRRPDGSPHEWILVTGTNGKTTTTRLTATMLQTAGYRVAPVGNIGVPVLDAVRDPAGFDVLVVEVSSHQLWYLSLQAGPEPVSPWASVCLNLADDHLQWHGSFAAYRDAKAVVYSHTRMACVYNKADEATRLMVEEADVVDGARAIGFDLGMPGPSDLGVVEGILVDRAFLDDRRNSALELTTLEELSRQQLAAPHMVANVLAAAALARSVGAEPAAIREALARFRLDPHRIEIVATSAGVTWVDDSKATNPHAAASSLAAYPGAIWIVGGQLKGVDVSDLVATRGVLAKAAVVIGVDRTEVLAAFARHAPAVPVFEVVDTETEDVMAQVVELATEIAHDGDVVLLAPAAASFDQFTSYADRGTRFADAVRTRIGRDAGGRHDEDQAPSAGA
- a CDS encoding UDP-N-acetylglucosamine--N-acetylmuramyl-(pentapeptide) pyrophosphoryl-undecaprenol N-acetylglucosamine transferase, producing the protein MTTYLLAGGGTAGHVNPLLAVADGLREREPDAQILVLGTREGLESRLVPARGYELLIVDKVPFPRRPNAAALRFPARWRRAVAQVRGYIRERGVDVVVGFGGYAAAPAYVAARRAGVPVVVHEANAKPGLANVLGARRAAAVGVAFEGTPLRRSEVVGMPLRREIVSLDTAALRPQAAASFGLDPARPTLLVFGGSLGAQRLNDAFGAAYEDVLAAGWQLLHITGERSELPDPAVRGYVVRRYIDRMDYAFAVADAIVSRSGAATVSEISALGIPAVYVPYAVGNGEQSLNAASAVAAGAAVLIPDADLDADRVRSEILPLISDRSRIARMREASVGVGTRHGTENVVALIDRARA